A genomic region of Lytechinus pictus isolate F3 Inbred chromosome 2, Lp3.0, whole genome shotgun sequence contains the following coding sequences:
- the LOC129254015 gene encoding transmembrane protein 70, mitochondrial-like, with protein MLLFHLITRYMPQNCHYVKNVPDKTRQWEQVLHPYFIIPVCQASSSSDFRDQEGSRISKAYLGDNLGISVQKHDGNRLIYEVRGQAMLRFVTLSFYATAAVGLYLAPDFISSALDNDVINTETIVNLTAVGFAVVGLPTLLRMLSKRLILKLYHNEARETYMAVTQSLLLTNKFTTFSLEDVVVKENKSILSKAFNLTTFKAKKDPLHVNPYNFKLPSDYNHLLGYDKDLHA; from the exons ATGTTGCTTTTTCATCTCATTACCAGGTATATGCCCCAAAACTGCCATTATGTGAAGAATGTACCG GATAAAACAAGGCAGTGGGAGCAGGTGCTTCATCCTTACTTTATCATCCCTGTTTGCCAAGCATCCTCCTCCTCGGACTTTAGAGATCAAGAGGGTAGTCGCATCTCCAAGGCTTATCTCGGTGACAACTTGGGTATCTCTGTACAGAAGCATGATGGAAATCGCCTAATCTATGAAGTGCGTGGGCAGGCCATGCTCCGATTCGTGACCCTGTCATTCTATGCTACAGCAGCAGTTGGACTGTACCTTGCACCTGACTTTATCTCCAGTGCATTAGACAACGATGTCATCAACACAGAGACAATCGTCAACTTGACAGCAGTGGGCTTTGCTGTGGTCGGACTTCCGACATTACTCCGCATGTTGTCCAAGAGGCTCATCTTGAAACTGTACCACAATGAGGCCAGGGAGACATACATGGCTGTCACTCAGTCTCTCTTGCTGACAAACAAATTTACAACTTTTTCTCTCGAAGATGTGGTGGTGAAAGAGAATAAAAGCATTTTGAGCAAAGCTTTCAATTTGACTACTTTCAAAGCAAAGAAAGACCCTCTGCATGTGAATCCTTATAACTTCAAGCTTCCAAGTGACTATAATCATTTATTAGGATACGATAAAGACTTACATGCTTGA
- the LOC129254016 gene encoding catechol O-methyltransferase A-like, translating into MSKVMDGSRSFAKDIKPCRRKATARAEDKKRKELQVGWFHAIRVTVFDSLYLPSGIVSSLYDRWYGPLPDRLYQYITEHAQRGNPDSAMSAFDRFNNERQWTWCLGPAKAKIIGHIIKERQPLACLELGTFVGYSAINAARNLPKGARYICVEPNEQYAKVCRKIVEFTGLDDTIHIMEGYSHDVIKQLGAQPQKAEFDFFFFDHQKSVYKSDLLLMEKENLIRPGNVVIADNVITSGAPDYLEYVRSSPKYRSEFIESPLQNTALMDGLEISVMV; encoded by the exons ATGAGCAAAGTGATGGACGGCTCACGGAGTTTTGCGAAAGACATCAAGCCATGTCGTCGCAAGGCCACAGCGAGGGCTGAagataaaaagaggaaagaactaCAAGTGGGCTGGTTCCATGCTATTCGTGTGACTGTATTTGATTCATTGTATTTACCAAGTG GTATTGTAAGCAGTCTGTACGATCGATGGTACGGACCACTTCCGGATCGATTGTATCAATATATCACTGAGCATGCGCAGAGAGGTAATCCTGATAGTGCAATGTCAGCCTTTGATCGTTTCAATAACGAAAGACAATGGACATGGTGCCTTGGACCAGCAAAAG cAAAAATCATTGGACACATCATTAAAGAGAGACAACCATTGGCGTGTCTGGAGCTGGGAACTTTTGTTGGCTACTCAGCTATTAACGCTGCCAGGAACCTACCGAAGGGGGCACGATACATCTGCGTTGAACCGAATGAACAGTATGCCAAGGTCTGCAGAAAAATTGTTGAATTTACCGGCTTGGATGATACG ATCCACATTATGGAGGGCTATTCACATGACGTCATAAAACAACTTGGTGCCCAACCCCAGAAAGCGGAAtttgatttcttcttcttcgatCACCAGAAAAGTGTATATAAATCTGATTTATTACTCATGGAAAAGGAAAATTTAATTAGACCAGGAAACGTCGTTATAGCTGATAATGTCATTACGAGTGGCGCGCCGGACTATCTCGAGTACGTCCGGAGTTCACCGAAGTATCGTTCGGAATTCATCGAGAGCCCTCTGCAGAATACTGCTCTGATGGATGGTCTTGAAATATCTGTGATGGTTTGA